In the genome of Geotrypetes seraphini chromosome 16, aGeoSer1.1, whole genome shotgun sequence, one region contains:
- the LOC117350504 gene encoding olfactory receptor 1509-like, with amino-acid sequence MAIVNETRVTEFILLGLSSNPDLQIIFFVLFLVMYLGTIAGNLLIMTTIYVDSQLHTPMYFFLSNLSFIDLAFSTVTVPRALVLFFLLKNTISFRDCITQLFFLHLIAGAEGIHLVLMAYDRYVAICNPLRYTTIMSRPVCLLLVLSTWVGGFIHASGQTFPIVQLTFCGPNEINHFFCDGHALSLLACSSTVFSEIADRVNSGILAISCFSVLLISYTYILSTVLKIPSADGRRKAFSTCASHLLVVTLFFGPIVYLYMRPSVVFETDKLISVFYTIVTPLLNPCIYTLRNKKARIAMKKLGRSKVSFLVMQKS; translated from the coding sequence ATGGCAATCGTGAATGAAACCAGAGTCACTGAATTCATCCTTCTCGGACTTTCTAGCAATCCAGACCTACAGATAATATTCTTTGTACTCTTTCTAGTGATGTATCTGGGCACCATAGCTGGGAATCTTCTCATTATGACAACCATATATGTGGACTCTCAACTGCACACTCCTATGTATTTCTTCCTCAGCAACTTGTCTTTCATAGATTTGGCCTTTTCCACTGTTACTGTCCCCAGAGCTCTGGTTCTCTTTTTCCTGCTGAAAAACACCATCTCTTTCAGAGACTGCATTACTCAGTTGTTTTTCTTGCATTTAATTGCAGGCGCAGAAGGCATTCATCTGGTCCTGATGGCTTATGACCGCTATGTCGCCATCTGCAATCCTTTGCGTTATACCACAATAATGAGCAGACCAGTCTGTCTCCTGTTAGTTCTTTCTACATGGGTAGGGGGTTTCATTCATGCCAGCGGTCAGACATTTCCAATAGTTCAGCTGACCTTCTGTGGTCCTAACGAGATAAATCATTTCTTTTGTGATGGCCACGCCTTATCTTTGTTGGCTTGCTCTTCTACCGTTTTCAGTGAAATCGCAGATAGGGTCAACAGTGGAATCTTAGCCATTAGTTGTTTCTCAGTGTTGCTCATATCTTACACATACATCCTCTCCACAGTCTTAAAAATACCGTCAGCTGATGGAAGACGCAAAGCTTTCTCTACCTGTGCTTCCCACCTCCTGGTAGTCACTTTGTTTTTTGGTCCCATTGTCTATCTCTATATGAGACCATCAGTTGTATTTGAAACTGATAAACTGATCTCTGTTTTTTACACGATTGTCACCCCTTTGTTAAACCCCTGCATTTATACTCTGAGAAACAAGAAGGCAAGAATAGCCATGAAGAAACTGGGACGTAGCAAAGTGTCTTTTCTGGTTATGCAAAAGAGCTGA
- the LOC117350505 gene encoding olfactory receptor 1509-like yields MAVVNETRVTEFILLGLSSNPDLQIIFFVLFLVMYLGTIAGNLLIMTTIYVDFQLHTPMYFFLSTLSFIDLCFSTVTVPRALVHFLLPGKTIYFNDCITQLFFFHFIGGAESFLLVLMAYDRYVAICNPLRYTTIMSRPVCLLLVLSTWVGGFIHASGQTFPIVQLTFCGPNEINHFFCDGHALSVLACSSTVFSEITDRANSGTVAIGCFSVLLVSYVYILSTVLKIPSAEGRRKAFSTCASHLLVVTLFFGPIAYLYMRPSVVFETDKLISVFYTIVTPLLNPCIYTLRNKKARIAMKKLGGSKVSFLVMQKN; encoded by the coding sequence ATGGCAGTCGTGAATGAAACCAGAGTCACAGAATTCATCCTCTTAGGACTTTCTAGCAATCCAGACCTTCAGATAATATTCTTTGTACTCTTTCTAGTGATGTATCTGGGCACCATAGCTGGGAATCTTCTCATTATGACAACCATATATGTGGACTTTCAACTGCACACCCCTATGTACTTCTTCCTCAGTACCTTGTCTTTCATCGATTTGTGCTTTTCAACAGTTACTGTCCCCAGAGCCCTGGTTCATTTTCTATTGCCAGGCAAAACCATCTATTTCAATGACTGCATTACtcaattatttttctttcatttcattgGGGGTGCAGAAAGCTTTCTCCTGGTCCTGATGGCTTATGACCGCTATGTTGCCATCTGCAATCCTTTGCGTTATACCACAATAATGAGCAGACCAGTCTGTCTCCTATTAGTTCTTTCTACATGGGTAGGGGGTTTCATTCATGCCAGCGGTCAGACATTTCCAATAGTTCAGCTGACCTTCTGTGGTCCTAATGAGATAAATCATTTCTTTTGTGATGGCCATGCCTTATCTGTGTTGGCTTGCTCTTCTACCGTTTTCAGTGAAATTACAGATAGGGCCAACAGCGGAACCGTAGCCATTGGTTGTTTCTCAGTGTTGCTCGTATCTTACGTATACATTCTATCAACAGTCTTAAAAATACCGTCAGCTGAGGGAAGACGCAAAGCTTTCTCTACCTGTGCCTCCCACCTCCTTGTAGTCACTTTGTTTTTTGGTCCCATTGCCTATCTCTACATGAGACCATCGGTTGTATTTGAGACTGATAAACTGATCTCTGTTTTTTATACAATTGTCACCCCTTTGTTAAACCCCTGCATTTATACTCTGAGAAACAAGAAGGCAAGAATAGCCATGAAGAAACTGGGAGGTAGCAAAGTGTCTTTTCTGGTTATGCAAAAGAACTGA